The DNA region TAAGAGATTAAAAGGCAGGTTAGAACCATAAAGATAAGTTTCAGTAGAGGAAAACGGCATTTCAACAAAAAGTGTCACACCATTTGAGCATAAGTTCTaggctttccttattttttaagaaaatctatTTCTCCAATTTATTACATATGTAAATTGAAGAAGGATATTTGAAACAACACTAAATTATAAGATCCTACTGAAGAGATTGTTCTTTGGATTATGTAAACATGCAAAGATGGTAATGGTAGCTTATTTCCAACTTAATTAACAAGATAACTGGGGGAGATAAATATGAAGGTAGAAGAATCCCATCATTCCTTCTATGCCCCAATTCTATGTATTTCAGCCAATATAAAGGTGTTCCTTTGAGCAGTCAAATGAGTGAAAAAAGAGGGTAAAATGCTTTAAGATCACCaactaagaaattttttttccttgagaattGGACTAAATAACCTCTAAGGTCTTTTCCCTTTTGATTCTGAAATTCTCTAATACTAATTTTCAGAATTCCAAGGaaggttaagaaaaagaaatgcaaaataaaccaaattctcTTACAGCTTCATATCATATAATTAGATATGttgaataaagaacaaaaattaagtTCAAAGCAAAGTGAAATATCTGTTTGAACTTGTTTAATTGAAAAGTTAGATAAAAAATAAGAGTACTTAATTTCATATTCATaagtttctaaaatttttctctaaaaaaattgtttcaaagaTGGACAATTCTTTAATAGCGAGTGTCATTTGCTATTATATGATAAATGAAATTATCTTCAAAGGAAatatttctttcatgtttttctagaattaaaaaattgCAGAAGTAAATGTTAAAGATAAGATACATACACCTGCAAAATTAAATCTAAAACAACAGATTTAACATAAATTGGCTTACTGTTATAGAATATCAACTAATTTTCCAGAAGCAAAGACCTCCAACTTCaaactacatttaaaaacatttttcaattttaaCATTAACTTCAATCAGGTTAAAATATGATTTCAGACTAGGAAAAGTAGaatcaaatgaaaatcaaaaagtaAACATATGATTAAATTAGAGTCAGAGACAAAGGCTTAATATTTATACTAACTCATACCAAATCATGCTTTTCCTGTAAGGCAATTTCTTCTGACATTATTTCTCTGAGTGATACTTTTTTAGTATGAGTGTTCCAATGATCCAATAAGGGTTGCATTTCAGGTGCTGCTAAAGTCTTCAGTAATTTTTTGCCCGTTCTCTGAGATGATTTTTGTTCTGGATTATCAAGACCAACATGCCCAACCAGGGAAGGATCTACAAAAGCAGTATCAATAGTGTCAGACCACCAACAATAAATGTACAAATTAGGCATTATTCATTCTGTTACATCTACCTCAGAGAGACCcagaaaacatgattttttacTCTTTGCTTATAAATACAATATTCCAAGTTGTATTTCAAAGTTGCAAAATACATCTTCACATAATCGCAAGCAAGTATAAATGTAGAAATATTCAAATGAACAATGATCTGGGTATTACTGTAAATCAACTCAATGCTTCCCCACTCTTTTTCATATCACATCAACACAGAGAAAACAGTGACACACATATACACTGGTAAACAGAGGAAGCTGCAGCCAGCCAGAAGTGAGCAGCTTTGGTCAGCTCTGCTTGGCCACTCCAAGAACTGAAAGGATGAATATTTCTGCAAATCTGTAACCCACTGGAGGCCTACAATAAATATTGAACAAATGATATTCAACATAAGGAAGGAACTAAACATTCTAAAAAATTCATAATAACAAGACAATGTATAATATTTCAGCTTTTCTAAGAGCACCACATTCTGATACACTCCTTTGATTTCCTGGAGAGTGAAGAAATAGCAAATACTGTCATCTGAATAACTCTGATACTCTTTGGGAACTTCTAGCTCTCAAACAGCTTTAGCTCTTGAAGCTACAACACAGGTCTGAACTAAAGTTAGGAATCTTCATTATAACAATCTTCAACCTGGAGTCCTAGGTATGGAGTGGACAAGAGAGGCATCTGGAGGAACTCAGGCACAAAAGGAGGACCCTGTAACAGGTCTGCCACCCTGCACTAACCACTTACAACAATGCTATCTAAGAAATCTTCTGGAATCAATTATTTTCAATTTGGCAGATGTAATCAAAAAGCAGGTTGACTTTCGTGCTCTAATTATATTAACatcaataaaaaatttgaaaaaccaaGTAATATTTCAATGATGCTCTCAAACAcaggaatatattttttttttttgcggtacgcgggcctctcactgttgtggcctctcccgttgcggagcacaggctccggacgcacaggctcagcggccatggctcacggggccagccgctccgccgcatgtgggatcctcccggaccggggcacgaacccgtgtcccctgaatcggcaggcggactctcaaccactgcgccaccagggaagccccacaggaaTATTTTATTGCTCTCAAACCAGAAGTTTCCCTTCATTCAGAGCAAAATCATAAACAGGAAACACCCTGACTATGTGCATTAGAGCACAACTTGGGTGTTCCACAGCactcctgtttttttttcaattgaaatgtagttgatttataatgttgtgttagttttcagGTGTTAACTGAAAGTTAAATGATATTATAggggcttttttcttctttaagctttattttcttttgtatcaatattaaatgttaaaactTTTATTTGCAAATCAAAATTCTTGGGTAACATATTTTGTGGAAGCATATTTAAAATGAGTTaagattcagggacttccctggcctgctcccagtgcagggggcccaggttcgatccctggtcagggacctagatcccgcatgctacaactaagagcctgcatgccacaattaaaagACCCCtcacgccgcaactaaagatcccgcacacctcaacaaagatcccgcatgccacaactaagacctggcgcagccaaatacataaacacttaaaaaaaaaaaaaagagttaaaattcatacacacacaccaagTTTCAACATCAAGACAAGAACATTACAAGTGAAAATATGTGCTTTACCTTGCATTAATTTGCCACAGGATACCTCTTCTTGTCTTTGTCGCTCCTAAACACAGAGGCAGAACGGGATTGGCAAAGGAGGGTGcattagaaaacaagcttatattatttttctctagtAATCATTTCTCCCTGTAAAACTATCAATCATTCTTGCTAAATCTAATAAAAGtagataaatataattataaattgattccatctatatattttttctacttataGAGCTCTTatgctgtgatttttttaaaaactgtttatgAAACTTAATTAGCACTGCAAGTCTTTAAGGAGTAAAAaactatttatgatttttttccctaaaaaaaaaaaatcaacaatcatATTGAGCTCCGTCATTAATTATATAATTTGGCCAGTctggaaataatctaaaatactggaaggagaaaaaaaaaatcagtaacctGTTAACTGGTAAAATTAATTCTCTCTCAAAGTCAAAATTCAATAGAATCTTTCATATAACAGATTTTATTGAAGAGCAAAGGTGACAAAATGTACACAAAAGgagctttctttaaaaagaagcctACCAACCATTAcagattctttccatttttcatgaATCACTTTAGCCAGATTCAGGTCTATATGAACCACACAGTCCTCAACTGTTAGGGACCCTTGTGagggggggaagaaaagaaaagaaaatatgatcaTTACTCATTATACATTTGCAGAAAACATACTCAACTACCTTATGCATCATAAaactaatttgtatttttaattactaACCTATGTCTCTAGTTCTAAATCTCTTggaatatttttatgtaatatgTCATTGTTTTCACACTTCTTGGCAGGTACAATTATATTATGTTTCATATATTTAAGTTATTCATGTCCATTAgactaaatatatttaatatattcatttccATTAGTCAAGACTTTCCAGTAGGCGTATTCTAAGGAATTATCTTGCCTTAAGTGTATCTGGAGTAGCACCAAAGGATTCAAAAAGATGTATCTGTGCAAATAAGTATGAGGTAAATACCAGAGAAAACTCCAGTATATGCACAAGATGAATACAAAGTCCGTCTAAATACTATTTCTtcaaattatatacttaaaaatctTCTACAAATACACTGTGTCAAAAATAATAAGGTAGGCAAAACAAATTACTTTTACACTTCtagtaacataaaataattttaaaattgaactaGACCCTGTATCTATATTCTACTTACACAAAGATACACATATAAGTAATTTACTTTTTCCTTACCTGAATCAATACCAACAGGGCCAAATAATTCATTGAGCTGAAAAGCCAGTTCAGGGGGCAATGCCAATTCCAGACAGTCTATGGTCAGCGATTTGGCCATCACTGGCGTGGGATTCAACGTCTCAGTTTTATCTCCTTCAGTAACTTCAGCTGACAAAGCACTCCCTGACATTAGAATTTTTTCCACTTCCAGTTCATCTTCATTCATAAATTCTTCTGTGTTTGGAAATTTCACATAATCCTTTGGaagattttcacttttatttatgtCAAAAGagtcagtaaaataaatttcttcatgTAATTCAAGATCCGAAGTGCTCgatacagaatttaaaatatcagACAAATTCAAAGAAGAATGTATACTGTCTCCAATCTCAGTGACTTCTGGATTCTTCTCCATTTCACCCACATTTTTAGTGGTAGTAGCTTTTAGAGTGCCTGGAAAAAACTGCTTAACATTATATAAACCTGAAAGTTCTGCCTGACTATTAGGAAGTACTTCATTATTATTCTTGAGATCTACATTAGGAAATATACCTGTTATTAATCCAGGTTTTTCAGTAGTTATAGCTTTTATTTCTGCCTGCTCtaagttttccttttctgaattACAGGTAGACTGTACGTTAGTGTTACTGATACCAATTCCATGGCTAAATTCTGGCACAGAAGAATTAGACTCCTCTAAGCTTCCTCTTTGGCTAATAATTTCCTTCAAATTCAGTCCCAGAGAAAATGGCCCAATTTGTGCTTCATCATATGACTTTTCTATATTCTCAAATTCAGTATCCTCACATAATTTAGTTTCAGAATCCAATAAAAGGCTTGTGGCCCAAATAATATCTTTGTTACACCTCTCATATAGGTCTTTTAGGGCTTCTAATGAAAACGATCCAAATAGTTTACAAAGAATGTTAAGATTTTCAGATTCATCAGCACTGGTAAGCTCACTTTCTTCAACATATGTGCTTTTGTCATACATTACCCTATATGGAATTGTTTCTTGAACATCTAATTTTGTGTTAATATTGAAAGCTTTCGGTTTAAATCCATCTAATCTTCCTGTTAATACTCTCAGAGAATCTGAAAcaccaattttattcttttctattttccataaGAGAGCAAAATCCTGTGGTTCAGTCTGAGTACACTTGCCTACTTCTATTCCAGGGACTTCTTTAgtcttttcttcttgaaattcAGCTAAAGTTTGTGGTCCCACTCCTCCAGGAGCAGTTGGCACACTATTGGTAAAAGTAAGAGACAATGTGTGCTGCCTATGAATCTTTTTACTTGGACAAGTTTTATTCTCACAAGTCATTTCATTGGGCAGCATTTCAGAACTTCCTCGAGTAGAACTACCCAATGTTTTTAGCTCTTCAGGGCTTGTGCCCCAACAGGCCTCATGTGCTGTATATAAGGACATTTCATTCATACTGTTGTTAGTTCCAAATTCTAGGTTGGGTTCATTTAAGCCAGCCTTTGGCATTCTTGATCTGTGCTCTCTCTGAGCTAAAGAATCAGATGAAGGCCAGGCACCCACAATGTTGAATGAgtctttttcagtatttttataagtACCATATTTACAGCTATTGAAAGATTCTGAGGCATCATCACACTGTGACTTGCTGTCATCCTCTACGTTTTCATGTGGAGATCCTCGTGGCTGGATACAATCTATACTCACAGATAAACTACTGTCTAATACTTTATGTGACTGAGGGCAATTATACTTTTTGTCACTTTGTATAGATAAAGCTTTTTCAGTTTTTCGGTTCCTTTTTGTCCTCTGACCGATAGACTTATCAACTGGCCAGTCACCAACAAAAGACAGCTCTTGTCTTGGGAACTTTTCCGAAGttgatttgcttttttgttttccaaaggCTTTTTTCTTTACTCCTGCTCTTTCTTCCAGCGTTTCACTAGATGaagatttttcattttgaagtGGTACAGTATTTGAAAGACCACAGTCTTCTTGATTATTTCCACCATAGCAAATACCTGGTGATATTCTCTCTACAAAACTATCTGAATTGGTTTTACTACACTCTTTTTCAGGAGCCATTTCTACTGGttcttcttttttacttttgtctGTTGCTCGTTCTTTGCTttcagaatcagaaaaataaatgtctggaGCTTCCTGAATGAAAGCATTCTGAATGTTAGGATTCAtaccaattatttctttttttccgtTGTTTAAATCTGCATTAGGGAGATATGTAACATTCTCAGGTAACAAATTTTCTTTGGTCACATCATGTTTCTTCTCTTCAATTAACTCTGGATGCTTCAGAGACGAggataaaacattttcttctttttcagaggcAATATCTTCATTGTCTCTTGGGCTGTAAGATCTGTTTTTAAGTATTATAAGGAAATCTCTTAATGTTGCCATTAATATTATGATTTAAAGAATCATTCAACTGAAAGACGAGACACTTGATCCTTCCTTAATACACTATGAACACATCACTTTATTGTAATCCCAACACCTAGCACAACGCTTGGCATACAAGAAGCACTCAGATTTTTTCAAATTGAATAATTAACATGAGATTTTCAGTTAAGGTGTTTATTATGCATTAAATATTAAAGTTAAGGTTCTAAATTTGTTCCCAGAAGAGGACACCTCCCTAGCTCCTTTCCAACCTATTTAAGCTTAATATATGTGAAACTAGGTCTGCCTCTATACCACCTGTCATTTGTTGCAGAGGAAAATGCTTAAGATTGATTTACAAAGTCTCAAAGAGTCAACCAACATGATCTGCACAATTAAGTGAAATGAGAGAAAGGGAGGACAGCTCTCATTTGAGATGTCACTTGCTAAATTTTTTAAAGCCATCCTCGATGTTAATTTCAGGCTCAGAGCACTTTTGCCGAATCATTATACTTTTAACTTCAGTGCATTTTCCTTATTTAACAActcatcttcctttctttctttattgcaGGAGTTCTCAAAGTCCCAACTATCCCATGAAGTCTTCCTAAGTGAAATCACACCTAACATTCAGTTTTCTATACACCAGATGATAGTATATTATAAGTTCTTCACAAGTATTAATTCATAATCCTTATGAGATCCTTATAAGCAAAGtgttactattgccattttgcaaatgaggagcCGAAGTATAGAGAGATTTTATAATTTGTCAAAGATCTGACAAATCTTTGGGATTTGAAGCCAGGAAATacagctaaggagcccacattcttaaccactttgcaaTACTGCTCCTCAATAAAAGAgcatttgtgaattttcttttcCCAACTCCTTTTTAAAAGGGTCTCTCATCCCTAATCATCAAAAAATGTGAGCAATTCAGAACTCTATATTTAAGACTCTTCTTTACTCACTTATTGATTCAATTGTTTATGTATCCTAAATGTTTTTAACATAATCAGTACTATCCTGAATTGCAAACTTTCAAAAGGTTGTGACTTGTTATTACTTAGTAAAAGTATACCATGCATAATACATTTTTACGATACTAGCTTGAAAGAGTATTTTTATTAATACCTAAGAAAATTAAGAAGTAATGTGACTATATACAAAATAACAATAGAGGGTAGATAATGTAACAGATAAATACTGGAATAGCAGCAAGTTAAATAAAGAAGGCCGGAGTATTCATAGTGTAAACAGGGACCTACATAAACCAAAAGACAATGAAACCCCCATGTATGTCATCACCCACATAAACTTTTACTTCTCTTGCTAACCATATATATCCTGTTCCAGGTAAGACTATACCTAAaccctacaaacaacaaatgcctaccttatttttaaagttatttggcAGTGATTTTAGAAGTTCCTAAattatcagattttttaaaattaagtttttaaattgaatttctgTACATAGAGACTTTAACCTACCTAGTACTTCTGTCACAAGAATATGCACACAACTCGATACGTTCCATTTTCTCTGGAACTGAAGAACTCATGATTATGGGCACTGAAACAAAACGTTGATAGTGTTCCAACattcttgttattttttctttgcttatccCATGAATATTACGCCTAAaaattccaggggaaaaaaagggtagAAGGAACATTggtaattaagtttttaaaaaatcagctcatATAATGTTAAGAGAAACAATGATACA from Mesoplodon densirostris isolate mMesDen1 chromosome 1, mMesDen1 primary haplotype, whole genome shotgun sequence includes:
- the N4BP2 gene encoding NEDD4-binding protein 2 isoform X4; this encodes MPRRRKNLGGNPFRKTTNSKEVVSSVASREEPTTTLPSMCETNVDQEELFTSISEMFSDLDPDVVYLMLSECDFKVENAMDCLLELSATDAKIEESPSKSFVASENQVDAVGCEIMEKCPPEEESEDSKMDSFLDMQLTEDLDSLIQNAFEKLNSSPDDHAYSFLPLRDVNNFSNPSAFINSDSSSTTPILSTQNMDLNSENVESSASTLSSNSLTSHSLANESKSFTKDNTSALEDSLLSSSLNVANDTMMDCSNQVQKELLESVCVETQFSQAPVDLDANELQAPLNLTVQTLGLGLLGTGGDQKSVPDVFVPSEEFNFQSHKQTELPPKGKDVNYCPVLTPLPLLLPPPPPPPMWNPMIPAFDLFQGNHGFVAPVVTTAAHWRSVNYTFPPPVISHTSPTKVWRNKEGTSPYQVQETPVSQVVRKKTSSYVGLVLVLLRGLPGSGKSFLARTLQEDNPSGVILSTDDYFYINGQYQFDVKYLGEAHEWNQNRAKEAFEKTVSPIIIDNTNLQAWEMKPYVALSQKHKYKVLFREPDTWWKFKPKELARRNIHGISKEKITRMLEHYQRFVSVPIIMSSSVPEKMERIELCAYSCDRSTRSYSPRDNEDIASEKEENVLSSSLKHPELIEEKKHDVTKENLLPENVTYLPNADLNNGKKEIIGMNPNIQNAFIQEAPDIYFSDSESKERATDKSKKEEPVEMAPEKECSKTNSDSFVERISPGICYGGNNQEDCGLSNTVPLQNEKSSSSETLEERAGVKKKAFGKQKSKSTSEKFPRQELSFVGDWPVDKSIGQRTKRNRKTEKALSIQSDKKYNCPQSHKVLDSSLSVSIDCIQPRGSPHENVEDDSKSQCDDASESFNSCKYGTYKNTEKDSFNIVGAWPSSDSLAQREHRSRMPKAGLNEPNLEFGTNNSMNEMSLYTAHEACWGTSPEELKTLGSSTRGSSEMLPNEMTCENKTCPSKKIHRQHTLSLTFTNSVPTAPGGVGPQTLAEFQEEKTKEVPGIEVGKCTQTEPQDFALLWKIEKNKIGVSDSLRVLTGRLDGFKPKAFNINTKLDVQETIPYRVMYDKSTYVEESELTSADESENLNILCKLFGSFSLEALKDLYERCNKDIIWATSLLLDSETKLCEDTEFENIEKSYDEAQIGPFSLGLNLKEIISQRGSLEESNSSVPEFSHGIGISNTNVQSTCNSEKENLEQAEIKAITTEKPGLITGIFPNVDLKNNNEVLPNSQAELSGLYNVKQFFPGTLKATTTKNVGEMEKNPEVTEIGDSIHSSLNLSDILNSVSSTSDLELHEEIYFTDSFDINKSENLPKDYVKFPNTEEFMNEDELEVEKILMSGSALSAEVTEGDKTETLNPTPVMAKSLTIDCLELALPPELAFQLNELFGPVGIDSGSLTVEDCVVHIDLNLAKVIHEKWKESVMERQRQEEVSCGKLMQDPSLVGHVGLDNPEQKSSQRTGKKLLKTLAAPEMQPLLDHWNTHTKKVSLREIMSEEIALQEKHDLFLPIEENMFLRTLFTAAHSVPLMRTHGRNFSQVSVPEKAVLLLSN
- the N4BP2 gene encoding NEDD4-binding protein 2 isoform X1, translated to MPRRRKNLGGNPFRKTTNSKEVVSSVASREEPTTTLPSMCETNVDQEELFTSISEMFSDLDPDVVYLMLSECDFKVENAMDCLLELSATDAKIEESPSKSFVASENQVDAVGCEIMEKCPPEEESEDSKMDSFLDMQLTEDLDSLIQNAFEKLNSSPDDHAYSFLPLRDVNNFSNPSAFINSDSSSTTPILSTQNMDLNSENVESSASTLSSNSLTSHSLANESKSFTKDNTSALEDSLLSSSLNVANDTMMDCSNQVQKELLESVCVETQFSQAPVDLDANELQAPLNLTVQTLGLGLLGTGGDQKSVPDVFVPSEEFNFQSHKQTELPPKGKDVNYCPVLTPLPLLLPPPPPPPMWNPMIPAFDLFQGNHGFVAPVVTTAAHWRSVNYTFPPPVISHTSPTKVWRNKEGTSPYQVQETPVSQVVRKKTSSYVGLVLVLLRGLPGSGKSFLARTLQEDNPSGVILSTDDYFYINGQYQFDVKYLGEAHEWNQNRAKEAFEKTVSPIIIDNTNLQAWEMKPYVALSQKHKYKVLFREPDTWWKFKPKELARRNIHGISKEKITRMLEHYQRFVSVPIIMSSSVPEKMERIELCAYSCDRSTRSYSPRDNEDIASEKEENVLSSSLKHPELIEEKKHDVTKENLLPENVTYLPNADLNNGKKEIIGMNPNIQNAFIQEAPDIYFSDSESKERATDKSKKEEPVEMAPEKECSKTNSDSFVERISPGICYGGNNQEDCGLSNTVPLQNEKSSSSETLEERAGVKKKAFGKQKSKSTSEKFPRQELSFVGDWPVDKSIGQRTKRNRKTEKALSIQSDKKYNCPQSHKVLDSSLSVSIDCIQPRGSPHENVEDDSKSQCDDASESFNSCKYGTYKNTEKDSFNIVGAWPSSDSLAQREHRSRMPKAGLNEPNLEFGTNNSMNEMSLYTAHEACWGTSPEELKTLGSSTRGSSEMLPNEMTCENKTCPSKKIHRQHTLSLTFTNSVPTAPGGVGPQTLAEFQEEKTKEVPGIEVGKCTQTEPQDFALLWKIEKNKIGVSDSLRVLTGRLDGFKPKAFNINTKLDVQETIPYRVMYDKSTYVEESELTSADESENLNILCKLFGSFSLEALKDLYERCNKDIIWATSLLLDSETKLCEDTEFENIEKSYDEAQIGPFSLGLNLKEIISQRGSLEESNSSVPEFSHGIGISNTNVQSTCNSEKENLEQAEIKAITTEKPGLITGIFPNVDLKNNNEVLPNSQAELSGLYNVKQFFPGTLKATTTKNVGEMEKNPEVTEIGDSIHSSLNLSDILNSVSSTSDLELHEEIYFTDSFDINKSENLPKDYVKFPNTEEFMNEDELEVEKILMSGSALSAEVTEGDKTETLNPTPVMAKSLTIDCLELALPPELAFQLNELFGPVGIDSGSLTVEDCVVHIDLNLAKVIHEKWKESVMERQRQEEVSCGKLMQDPSLVGHVGLDNPEQKSSQRTGKKLLKTLAAPEMQPLLDHWNTHTKKVSLREIMSEEIALQEKHDLFLPIEENMFLRTLFTAAHSVPLMRTHGRNFSQKREPLIFEKDCATKLKEKQLFKIFPAINQNFLVDIFKDHNYSLEHTVQFLNCVLEGDPVKTVVAQEFVHQNENVTSHTAQKSKEKKVKKLKETEDIPSEPSFQDFEYPEYDDYRAEAFLHQQKRMECYSKAKEAYRMGKKNVATFYAQQGSLHEQKMKEANHLAAVEIFEKVNASLLPQNVLDLHGLHVDEAIEHLMTVLQQKTEEFKQNGGKPYLSVITGRGNHSQGGVARIKPAVIKYLTSHSFRFSEIKPGCLKVMLK
- the N4BP2 gene encoding NEDD4-binding protein 2 isoform X3; the protein is MDCLLELSATDAKIEESPSKSFVASENQVDAVGCEIMEKCPPEEESEDSKMDSFLDMQLTEDLDSLIQNAFEKLNSSPDDHAYSFLPLRDVNNFSNPSAFINSDSSSTTPILSTQNMDLNSENVESSASTLSSNSLTSHSLANESKSFTKDNTSALEDSLLSSSLNVANDTMMDCSNQVQKELLESVCVETQFSQAPVDLDANELQAPLNLTVQTLGLGLLGTGGDQKSVPDVFVPSEEFNFQSHKQTELPPKGKDVNYCPVLTPLPLLLPPPPPPPMWNPMIPAFDLFQGNHGFVAPVVTTAAHWRSVNYTFPPPVISHTSPTKVWRNKEGTSPYQVQETPVSQVVRKKTSSYVGLVLVLLRGLPGSGKSFLARTLQEDNPSGVILSTDDYFYINGQYQFDVKYLGEAHEWNQNRAKEAFEKTVSPIIIDNTNLQAWEMKPYVALSQKHKYKVLFREPDTWWKFKPKELARRNIHGISKEKITRMLEHYQRFVSVPIIMSSSVPEKMERIELCAYSCDRSTRSYSPRDNEDIASEKEENVLSSSLKHPELIEEKKHDVTKENLLPENVTYLPNADLNNGKKEIIGMNPNIQNAFIQEAPDIYFSDSESKERATDKSKKEEPVEMAPEKECSKTNSDSFVERISPGICYGGNNQEDCGLSNTVPLQNEKSSSSETLEERAGVKKKAFGKQKSKSTSEKFPRQELSFVGDWPVDKSIGQRTKRNRKTEKALSIQSDKKYNCPQSHKVLDSSLSVSIDCIQPRGSPHENVEDDSKSQCDDASESFNSCKYGTYKNTEKDSFNIVGAWPSSDSLAQREHRSRMPKAGLNEPNLEFGTNNSMNEMSLYTAHEACWGTSPEELKTLGSSTRGSSEMLPNEMTCENKTCPSKKIHRQHTLSLTFTNSVPTAPGGVGPQTLAEFQEEKTKEVPGIEVGKCTQTEPQDFALLWKIEKNKIGVSDSLRVLTGRLDGFKPKAFNINTKLDVQETIPYRVMYDKSTYVEESELTSADESENLNILCKLFGSFSLEALKDLYERCNKDIIWATSLLLDSETKLCEDTEFENIEKSYDEAQIGPFSLGLNLKEIISQRGSLEESNSSVPEFSHGIGISNTNVQSTCNSEKENLEQAEIKAITTEKPGLITGIFPNVDLKNNNEVLPNSQAELSGLYNVKQFFPGTLKATTTKNVGEMEKNPEVTEIGDSIHSSLNLSDILNSVSSTSDLELHEEIYFTDSFDINKSENLPKDYVKFPNTEEFMNEDELEVEKILMSGSALSAEVTEGDKTETLNPTPVMAKSLTIDCLELALPPELAFQLNELFGPVGIDSGSLTVEDCVVHIDLNLAKVIHEKWKESVMERQRQEEVSCGKLMQDPSLVGHVGLDNPEQKSSQRTGKKLLKTLAAPEMQPLLDHWNTHTKKVSLREIMSEEIALQEKHDLFLPIEENMFLRTLFTAAHSVPLMRTHGRNFSQKREPLIFEKDCATKLKEKQLFKIFPAINQNFLVDIFKDHNYSLEHTVQFLNCVLEGDPVKTVVAQEFVHQNENVTSHTAQKSKEKKVKKLKETEDIPSEPSFQDFEYPEYDDYRAEAFLHQQKRMECYSKAKEAYRMGKKNVATFYAQQGSLHEQKMKEANHLAAVEIFEKVNASLLPQNVLDLHGLHVDEAIEHLMTVLQQKTEEFKQNGGKPYLSVITGRGNHSQGGVARIKPAVIKYLTSHSFRFSEIKPGCLKVMLK
- the N4BP2 gene encoding NEDD4-binding protein 2 isoform X2, which codes for MPRRRKNLGGNPFRKTTNSKEVVSSVASREEPTTTLPSMCETNVDQEELFTSISEMFSDLDPDVVYLMLSECDFKVENAMDCLLELSATDAKIEESPSKSFVASENQVDAVGCEIMEKCPPEEESEDSKMDSFLDMQLTEDLDSLIQNAFEKLNSSPDDHAYSFLPLRDVNNFSNPSAFINSDSSSTTPILSTQNMDLNSENVESSASTLSSNSLTSHSLANESKSFTKDNTSALEDSLLSSSLNVANDTMMDCSNQVQKELLESVCVETQFSQAPVDLDANELQAPLNLTVQTLGLGLLGTGGDQKSVPDVFVPSEEFNFQSHKQTELPPKGKDVNYCPVLTPLPLLLPPPPPPPMWNPMIPAFDLFQGNHGFVAPVVTTAAHWRSVNYTFPPPVISHTSPTKVWRNKEGTSPYQVQETPVSQVVRKKTSSYVGLVLVLLRGLPGSGKSFLARTLQEDNPSGVILSTDDYFYINGQYQFDVKYLGEAHEWNQNRAKEAFEKTVSPIIIDNTNLQAWEMKPYVALSQKHKYKVLFREPDTWWKFKPKELARRNIHGISKEKITRMLEHYQRFVSVPIIMSSSVPEKMERIELCAYSCDRSTRSYSPRDNEDIASEKEENVLSSSLKHPELIEEKKHDVTKENLLPENVTYLPNADLNNGKKEIIGMNPNIQNAFIQEAPDIYFSDSESKERATDKSKKEEPVEMAPEKECSKTNSDSFVERISPGICYGGNNQEDCGLSNTVPLQNEKSSSSETLEERAGVKKKAFGKQKSKSTSEKFPRQELSFVGDWPVDKSIGQRTKRNRKTEKALSIQSDKKYNCPQSHKVLDSSLSVSIDCIQPRGSPHENVEDDSKSQCDDASESFNSCKYGTYKNTEKDSFNIVGAWPSSDSLAQREHRSRMPKAGLNEPNLEFGTNNSMNEMSLYTAHEACWGTSPEELKTLGSSTRGSSEMLPNEMTCENKTCPSKKIHRQHTLSLTFTNSVPTAPGGVGPQTLAEFQEEKTKEVPGIEVGKCTQTEPQDFALLWKIEKNKIGVSDSLRVLTGRLDGFKPKAFNINTKLDVQETIPYRVMYDKSTYVEESELTSADESENLNILCKLFGSFSLEALKDLYERCNKDIIWATSLLLDSETKLCEDTEFENIEKSYDEAQIGPFSLGLNLKEIISQRGSLEESNSSVPEFSHGIGISNTNVQSTCNSEKENLEQAEIKAITTEKPGLITGIFPNVDLKNNNEVLPNSQAELSGLYNVKQFFPGTLKATTTKNVGEMEKNPEVTEIGDSIHSSLNLSDILNSVSSTSDLELHEEIYFTDSFDINKSENLPKDYVKFPNTEEFMNEDELEVEKILMSGSALSAEVTEGDKTETLNPTPVMAKSLTIDCLELALPPELAFQLNELFGPVGIDSGSLTVEDCVVHIDLNLAKVIHEKWKESVMERQRQEEVSCGKLMQDPSLVGHVGLDNPEQKSSQRTGKKLLKTLAAPEMQPLLDHWNTHTKKVSLREIMSEEIALQEKHDLKREPLIFEKDCATKLKEKQLFKIFPAINQNFLVDIFKDHNYSLEHTVQFLNCVLEGDPVKTVVAQEFVHQNENVTSHTAQKSKEKKVKKLKETEDIPSEPSFQDFEYPEYDDYRAEAFLHQQKRMECYSKAKEAYRMGKKNVATFYAQQGSLHEQKMKEANHLAAVEIFEKVNASLLPQNVLDLHGLHVDEAIEHLMTVLQQKTEEFKQNGGKPYLSVITGRGNHSQGGVARIKPAVIKYLTSHSFRFSEIKPGCLKVMLK